Proteins from a single region of Pelodiscus sinensis isolate JC-2024 chromosome 29, ASM4963464v1, whole genome shotgun sequence:
- the LOC102463818 gene encoding parathyroid hormone/parathyroid hormone-related peptide receptor-like, giving the protein MAGPVHGSSIAATVLCCSLLSCVCALVDTDDVLTKEEQIYLLVEAKEKCQATIKAQLEKVKDASCLPEWDGIICWPEGSPSQRVSAPCPKYIHDFNHKGRAYRHCDAHGNWELALNLNKTWANYTECTAFLAPARRRREKEVFDRLHTMYTIGYSISLASLLVAVCILCYFKRLHCTRNYIHIHLFASFICRATSIFVKDMVLYSGSPPEELEKMRVDALKGELGPFLGQRTHLVGCKVVVTLFLYFLATNHYWILVEGLYLHSLIFMAFLSNKNYLWALTIIGWGLPAVFVSVWASVRASLADTQCWDLSAGNMKWIYQVPILAAIMVNFFLFLNIVRVLASKLWETNTGKLDPRQQYRKLLKSTLVLMPLFGVHYVVFMAMPYTEVFGILWQIQMHYEMLFNSSQGFFVAFIYCFCNGEVQAEIKKARFRRSLALDFKQKARVTSMGGSCYYGGLVSHTTNSVSMSITGRGMAGMQQNAKYRVPPLSAHTSLLGYIPSSSASDNSLPFPTPEIPQKENAKDFMCSPDLGESHSSLSKEVETML; this is encoded by the exons GTTGACACGGATGACGTCCTCACTAAGGAAGAACAGATTTACCTGCTGGTGGAGGCAAAGGAGAAATGTCAAGCAACCATAAAAGCCCAGCTGGAGAAAGTCAAAG ATGCCAGCTGCTTGCCGGAATGGGATGGAATTATCTGCTGGCCTGAGGGCTCCCCAAGCCAACGGGTGtcggccccctgcccaaagtacaTCCACGACTTCAACCACAAAG GCCGTGCCTACAGACACTGTGATGCACATGGGAATTGGGAGCTAGCACTCAACCTCAACAAGACATGGGCTAACTACACTGAATGCACCGCATTCCTCGCCCCCGCGCGCCGGCGCCGAGAGAAG GAGGTGTTTGACCGCCTGCACACCATGTATACCATCGGCTACTCCATCTCCCTGGCCTCCCTCCTCGTCGCCGTGTGCATCCTCTGCTACTTCAA GCGCCTTCACTGCACGCGGAACTACATCCACATCCACCTCTTCGCCTCCTTCATCTGCCGGGCCACGAGCATCTTCGTGAAGGACATGGTGCTTTATTCCGGCTCGCCGCCCGAGGAGCTGGAGAAGATGCGAGTGGACGCTTTAAAGGGCGAGTTGGGCCCCTTTCTGGGACAACGGACCCACCTG GTGGGCTGCAAAGTGGTGGTGACACTTTTCCTCTATTTCCTGGCCACCAACCACTATTGGATTCTGGTGGAGGGGCTCTACCTGCACAGCTTGATCTTCATGGCCTTCCTCTCCAACAAGAACTACCTGTGGGCCCTCACCATCATCGGCTGGG GTCTCCCTGCTGTATTTGTGTCTGTGTGGGCCAGTGTAAGGGCCTCTCTGGCAGATACACA ATGCTGGGACCTGAGTGCTGGGAATATGAAGTGGATTTATCAAGTCCCCATCTTAGCAGCCATCATG GTgaatttcttcctcttcctcaacATCGTGAGGGTTCTGGCATCGAAACTCTGGGAGACAAACACAGGGAAGCTAGACCCTCGGCAGCAGTACAG gaaGCTGCTGAAGTCCACGCTGGTGCTGATGCCACTCTTTGGGGTCCATTACGTGGTGTTCATGGCGATGCCCTACACTGAAGTCTTTGGCATCCTGTGGCAAATACAGATGCACTACGAGATGCTGTTCAACTCCTCACAG GGTTTCTTTGTGGCTTTTATCTATTGCTTTTGCAATGGGGAG GTGCAGGCGGAGATTAAGAAGGCCCGTTTTCGGAGGAGCCTGGCGCTGGACTTCAAGCAGAAAGCCCGAGTCACCAGCATGGGGGGGAGCTGCTATTACGGTGGGCTGGTGTCACACACCACCAACAGCGTCAGCATGAGCATCACTGGACGGGGGATGGCAGGGATGCAGCAGAACGCCAAGTACCGGGTGCCGCCGCTGTCTGCACACACCAGCCTGCTGGGGTATATCCCAAGCTCCTCTGCTTCCGACAACTCTTTGCCCTTCCCAACCCCAGAGATTCCCCAGAAGGAGAATGCCAAAGACTTCATGTGTTCCCCAGACCTGGGTGAAAGTCACTCCAGCCTGAGCAAAGAGGTGGAGACCATGCTATGA